Within the Staphylococcus warneri genome, the region TAAATCAAGATGGTAAGTTATTGATTAAAATAGCATATCAATTACTCATGTATAGTAAATCAGTATTAATAAGTGAATTAATGGAACAATTTCAATTGTCTAAGAAAGAGATTTTGGATTATATGAGTAGAATTCAAATGTGGTGTGAGAAATATGAAGTTAATATCATTATCAAGAGAAAGACAGGTATTACGGTAACAGGTAATGAAAAAGATATTAATAATGCGATTTTACATTTGAATCAATTATCAAAGCAACACCACCGAGTTGAAGATTTGATATTAAATGAATTGCCCAAGGCTCATATACAAATGATTAAACAAATAATTGAAGACAACTTAAGCGTTCATGATATTCGTACTTCACATCTTCAAATAGAACAACTTGTCATACACCTAATATTAATTTAAAAAAGGCAATCCATATCAGAAGAATCATGGAATATTAATGATGAATCACTAGTTATTTCAAATGAAATTATAAAAGACATCAATCAGCGCTTAGGATATCATTTAAATACGCAAACGGTACAGTTATTCTCATTTTTTATTAGCTATCATTTTAATAAATTTGATTTAGGTTTTGAGAAAGTTTTCATTGAAAGTTACATACAACAGTTGATTACAAAAATGGAACAAAAGATGCATCTTAAATTTGGTTCGGATAATGTTTTAAAGGACAATTTACTTGCACATTTTAGCCGTACATATTTAAGAATTATGAAAGAAGTTTACTTAAATAACCCATTAACAGGTGAAATAAAAATACTTTATCCATATGTATTTAACGTATTATATGATATTATCCATGAACTTGCTAAAGATACTGGAATCAATTTAAGTGAAGATGAAATTGCATTTTTGACGATTCATTTTCAAGCATCTATAGACAGAAATGAAGTATCACAGGTTAATATAGCTATTTGTTGTTACTATGGATTAGGTATTTCTCAATTATTAGAAACCAAAATATCGAAAGTTAACCAGCATGTTAAGGTTACAGATATACTAAGATTTGAAGATATTGAAAATGATGCATTTGAAAATATAGATATACTTATTACAACGCATGATATTCATATGCAATTACCACAAGTTTTAGATGTAATTAAAGTTTCTCCACTATTTTCAGAAGATGATCAATTTAAATTGAATCGAATCGTTAAAGGTAAATTAAACCCGATAGCTAAAAATAATGAATTAAATGAGATACCTGTTACGATCGTTAACAATGATTTTATACAAACCATACCAGGTGTGTTTGAAACGGCGCATCAAATTTTGAATAACTATAAAGCGATTAGTAGTGGATATATAGAAACAGCATTAAATAGAGAAAAAGCCTCCTCAACATATATCGGTAATAGCATGACAATGCCCCATGGTGATCCTACAAAGGTATTAAGCTCAAATATTATTATATTTAAGAGTAATAATGGATTTTATTGGAAAGAGCATAAGATAAAATTAGTGTTTTTCTTAGCAATTGCTAAACCAGATATCCATTTGATGAAACAAATGATGCAAAATTTGTCATTATTAGATGAAGAAGATATTCATCAATTAGCACATCTTGAAGAAACAACATTTCAAAATAAAATATTAAAACTAATCAAAGGATAATTACCACTAGTAACGGTAATTATCTTTTTTTATAGCCGCATGACAACGCTTACACTATAATTAAAGGAGCGTGAAGACGATGAAAATATTAGCAATAACATCTTGTCCAAACGGTATCGCTCATACTTATATGGCTCAAGAGAAGTTAGAACAAGCAGCCAAGAAAATGGGAGTAGATATTAAAGTTGAGACACAAGGTGGCGTAGGTGCAGAGAACGTTTTAACTGCAAAGGAAATTAGAGAAGCTGATGGCATTATTATTGCAGCTGATAGACAAGTGGATTTATCAAGATTTAATGGTAAGAGATTGATAAATGAAAATGTAAGAGAAGGCATCCATCATCCAGAAACCTTAATACAAAGAATTATAGATCAAGATGCCAAAATTTATCATGATAAAAATGCAACAACACAATCTAATGATTCGGATGACGAAGAAGATCGAAAAAGCGGTATTCAGATGGTGTATCAACATTTAATGAATGGTGTATCATTCATGGTTCCGTTTATCGTAGTGGGTGGTTTACTGATAGCAATCGCTTTAACTTTAGGAGAACACCCTACATCTGAAGGTCTCAAAATTCCTGATGATTCATTTTGGAAATCAATTGAGAATATAGGTAAATTATCATTTGGTTTTATGGTTCCAATATTAGCAGGTTATATCGCATATAGTATTGCTGATAAACCAGGTTTAGTCCCAGGTATGATTGGTGGTGCTATTGCAGCTGATGGAAGCTTATACGGTAGTGAAGCTGGCGCAGGTTTCTTAGGTGGTATTGTGGCAGGTTTCATAGCAGGATATGTTGCTAAATGGATTAAAAATATTAGAGTACCTAAAGCAATGGCACCTATTATGCCAATTATCATTATTCCAATACTTGCATCTTTAATAGTAGGACTTATCTTTATATTCCTTATAGGAGCGCCTATTTCAGGTATATTTACAGCTTTAACTGGATGGTTGAAGGGTATGCAGGGCGCTAACATTATTATATTAGCCCTTATTATAGGTGCAATGATTGCATTTGATATGGGAGGTCCTGTGAATAAAGTAGCTTTCTTATTCGGATCTGCTCTTATTGCAGAAGGAAATTATGCTGTGATGGGAATGGTAGCAGTTGCCGTTTGTACACCGCCAATTGGATTAGGGTTAGCAACATTTGTTCAAAAACATAAATTCAATCATGCTGAACAAGAAATGGGGAAAGCCTCATTTACTATGGGATTATTTGGTATTACTGAAGGTGCTATACCATTTGCTGCACAAGATCCATTGCGTATCATACCTTCTAATATGATTGGTGCAATGGTTGCTGCAGTCATTGCTGCTATGGGTGGCGTTGGAGATAGAGTTGCGCATGGTGGTCCTATTGTTGCTGTTTTAGGTGGTATCGATCATATTATTTGGTTCTTTATCGCAGTCATTATCGGTAGCTTGGTAACAATGATTACAATTTTAATTTTAAAAAGAAATACACCTGTGACTGATGTAGAAGAGGATCAAGAAGATACGCATTTAGAAAGAAGTACAAATAGTAGTCAAGGAAGCAAATATTCAGAGTCTAAAGTGGATGAAAGTGTTAAACATGACGATAACGTATTTCAAAAAGATGTTATCAATATCAACACTAATGTGAAAACTAAAGAAGAAGCTATTGATTATATGGTGAAAAATTTAAAAGAACATCGCTTTATCGACAATGAAGATGTTGTTAAACAAGCTATTTTAGATAGAGAAGCGGAATCAACTACAGCCATTGGTATGAATGTGGCAATTCCTCATGCTAAATCTGATGCAGTTAACCAACCTACTGTAGCCGTTTTACAAAATAAAGAAGGCGTAGATTGGATTAGTTTAGATGAGTCACTTCCGAAAATACTCTTTATGATTGTCGTACCAAATGACAGTAATAATACACATTTGAAATTACTACAAAGACTGTCTAGAAGTCTGATGGATGACAAAACAAGAGAAGCACTTATTAATGCACCATCAAAAGACGATATTTACGACATTTTAAAAGAGATATAGAGGTGAAATAAAACATGGCATTATTTTTAAAACCAGTATTTCAGGAAAAAATTTGGGGTGGCACTGCATTAGAATCATTTAATTATCATTTACCTAGCAATAATGTTGGAGAATGTTGGGCCATTTCAGCACATCCCAATGGTCCCAATGTGATAGAAAATGGTCATTATAAAGGTAAAACGTTAGATGAAGTATGGTCAATTGATCGTTCATTATTTGGAAATGATAAAAGAGATAAATTTCCATTATTAACTAAAATCTTAGATGCTAATGATAAATTATCGGTACAAGTTCATCCCGATGACGATTATGCTCAAAAGTATGAAGGTGAATACGGTAAAACTGAATGTTGGTATATCTTAGATGCCAAAGAAGATGCAGAAATCATCTACGGCATTAATGTTGATAATAAAGAAGATTTGGTTGAGTGTATTAATAATCGAGAGTTTGATCGGTTATTTAAAAAGGTGAAAGTTAAACCAGGTGACTTCTATTATGTGCCTGCGGGGACAGTTCATGCTATTGGTTCAGGTATATTGATATTAGAAACTCAGCAGTCTTCTGATACAACTTACCGTATATATGATTATGATCGTAAAGATAAACATGGGCATTTAAGAGATTTACACTTAGAACAAAGTAAAGCAGTCATCAATATTAATCAAGAGAACCCTAATGTGGTACCTCAACAAAGTGAAGTTCAAGGACAGACAGTAACTCAATTTGTATCAAACGAATTTTTTACAGTAGAAAAATGGGGAATTAATGGGAAATTAAATTACAAAAAACCATATGCTTATTGCTTAGTTTCAGTCATCGATGGGACAGGTAGTGTGATTATAGATGATGAAAGACACGATATACAAAAGGGTAGACATTTTATCATTACAAATGAAGACCAAAATATCCTATTTGATGGTAAATTAGAAATAATTATAAGTTACTCATAAATTTAGGTAAGAGTTTAAGTGAAGCTAGTGAAAGAGGGACAAGCACTGTGATGTCAGTGTTCTCCATTTAAATATGATTAAACTAATTAATAATTATGTAAAGTCAATTTGTATGAATTATATATTTTCACTTTAATTTAAATTCTTTTTTTAGTAAGATGACTTTAGTAATTTTTTTACACTTTATTGTAATATTCACAGGCAACCTATATGGTTGCTTTTTTAATTATTTTGTTGAAAGGATACATAAAAATGAAACTAAAATATGTGATTTTAGTATTATTAGCACCTGTATTTTTATCAGCTTGTAACTATTCTAAACCAGAGAATCGAAATGGCTTTTTCTATAATACTTTTGCTAAACCAATGGATTTATTTTTAAATTGGATGGGAGAACATCTTAATCATAATTATGGTCTAGCTATTATTATTATCGTATTAGCGATTAGATTAATAATGTTGCCATTTATGTTATCACAAACTAAAAATGGCCAGTTTATGAGAAAACTAATGAAAATCGCTAAACCAGAGTTAGATCCTATTCAAGAAAAAGTGCGACGTGCGCGCACACAAGAAGAAAAAATGGATGCTAATAAAGAGATGATGGATGTATATAAAAAATACCATATTAATCCAATGAAAAGCATGTTAGGTTGTCTTCCTATGCTTATTCAAATGCCAATATTATTTGGTCTATATGCATCACTAAAATGGCCAGTACATAATCATTTATCACAATATCCTCACTTTTTATGGTTTGATTTATCCAATCCAGATATTTATATAACACTCATTGCGGGTATTTTATATTTTATCCAATCTCTAGTAAGTTTAGGTAACATGCCCCAAGAACAAAGACAAATGGGCTATATGATGATGGTAATTTCACCTATATTTATTATTTATATTTCATTCACATCAGCATCTGCTTTAGGACTATATTGGTCCATCAATGCATTATTTCTTATCATTCAAATGTATTTTTCAAATCAATATTATTCAAAAATTGCAGACGAGTATGTAAAATCATTTGAAAAACAAAATGATAAAAAGTCACAGAAAGCAAAAACAATTAAAAAGAAGAAATAATCAATAATAAAAAGGGACTCTGCAATGACCCAAAATTTGGGAAATAACTTAAAAACACTTTCGTTGAATTCATATTAAAATGAATCATGCGAAGGTGTTTTTTCTATGAAAAGAGTAGTTTATTCATTAGCAACTAAAAATAAAGTGATTGAAATGAAAGTAGTTGTTTATATGACAAAAGAATTATGAAAGCATTAAATATTAGGAATAGAAAACAAGTGAAAACTTGATGTCAATGATATTGAGAAGAGTGAAAGGCATAGGTTTAACCAACAAGACGGTAAACTATATGATTATAGTAAGAGATTGGAAGAACTATCAGAAGTAGAACAATTGAAATTAGAGAATAAGAGAAAAGGTGCTGAAATTGAATTCAATAAAATCTAGGCAACTTATCACTATGCATAAAAAGGTTTAAAATAGGATGCTGATTGTTCTAAATTCATAAAGATATTCGTATAAAATAGAGAAATTACTATTCCTAATGTTCTGAATAAAAATACTAGAACATAATTTTTAATGTTTAATACTAATAATATAGAAACGATTACTAATGGTATATAACCTAATATATTTTGGAATTGATAATCTATTAGAATTCCTAAATATTCCAAAGGTAAAATTGATAATATACTAATACAAAGTAACTAAGACTTTTTCATTTATTATTTCTCCTTTCTTATTTTAAATTTACTTATATAGTCATTAATTTTTGAATAAAAGTGTTTTTGTATTTATTGATATTCTAATGTTAGACTGAAATTAATCATAGTAGATTTGGCAAATTTCTTTGTATTTTTCATGAATTTTCATCAATAGTTAAAGGAGAAGACTATGTTAAATATAAGCGATAAACATTATTTTCAAAGGACTAGGAAATGGTTTGTATTTGCGATGATTATTTTGATTATAAGCTTTATTTTATCTAGTATATTTAGTCCATCTCTCGATACTTTTAAAAATATGGGAGACCAAATACCATCTAGCTTAGATAAAGCTACTGGTTTAAATAAAGTATGGGAATTCATCATAAATAATGGTTTTAGAGTCCCTTTACAAATGCTAATACTCTCTTTAATTCCTATTCCATTTTTATATTGCGTAAATTTAATTTCTACAAGCACAATTACAGGAATTATGTTCGGATTCGTAATCAATTTTGACTTTCATAAAGGTTTGATAATAATTGTATCCTCAATTCCACATATCATTATTGAAATACTTGCGATGTGTTTTGTTGTAAGTAGTTTATATAAATTAAATCAAGCGATTGTTAGAAAAATAAGCAATCTATTTAGAAAAGAGAAAAGGCAAAATGTTTCATTTAAACAAGCGTTAATTCAATTAATTAAAACATATATCTTAATTGCGCTACCTTTATATATTATTGCAGCATTTTTAGAAACTTACTTCACTGAATGGATATATAGTATATTGATATAAACTAAATGATGTTTATTTGAAATTTTTACGAATAGAGGAGATATACTTGTTACTCTTTCCTATGAGCCTTTTTATGATTGTGGTAGGTATTTCATATAGTAAAACCTATCCAAAAGAAAGAAATCGATGGTATGGTTTTAGATCAAAAAAATCAATGAAAAATGATGAAATATGGCTTAAAGCACAATTTTTATTTATTCAGTATAACAAGAGTATATTTAAATATAGTGCCATGTTTTCAGTCGTTTTCGTAATATGTGATATAGCATTGATTATATTGAAATTAGAAGACCAATTAATGGGGTCTATATTAATACAGACAGGAATTATTTTAATATTATTAGGTGCACTCCATTGGATTGTAAATAGAAAACTCTAAATTGAAAAATATTATGAAGTTAGATGATGAGATTTTAAGTATACATAAATGTAATATTAATATAAGCATGAAAGAGGACAAGCACTGTGGTATCAGTGTTTGTCCTTTTTCTATGAATAATCATTATATGTGAAATAGACGAAAAAATGAGGACATGGGACTTTAAAATAGTAACTATGAGATTTAAAGGTAGAATACTTAAAAATTATTTTAAATGACGGACGTATGGTGTCCATTAAGATGTATATAATACATCTTAATGTCTAGTTAAAATGCATAAATATATAGAGAAGGTTAAAAATTTAATATTTAGTTTAAGCGACTTAACTCATCATATTTGTATAAGTTGCACTTTAAATAGTAAAAAAGTGGGGGTTTAATGAAAAATTTGAGTATCCAAAGTGTAGATAGTTTCAAAAGTAAATACAAAAGCGTACCCGATAATAAAGTCTTGCGAAATATGAATAGTGATGAATTAGAATCATACTTTTTAATGTTATATAATATAAGAAATACTATTAATCAAGGACAAGCACAATATAATAAATTATTGAAAAATAATAATGATAAGAAAAATAGAGACTATTACCAGTGAATACAATGAAAGGCAAGAAACATTAAAATATTATACGCCTGAGACTGATAAAATTGATGCTAAATATAAGCAGCGTAGGGATTCGATTGTAAAACCTATCAATATCATTTGTAAGGTGGTATCAGTAATCATTGCAGTAATAGTATTTCTTAATCTCTTTTTTATTTCAAAAATCCTGGCTACTATTTTATGTTTTGTTACTTATAAAATGGTAGATTTGATATTAAGTTTTGTTGGTGGATTTATTGAAAGAAGAATATACAAAGCTAAATATAGAGAATGGACTGTAGCAAGAGCGCTAGATCAAGATTACTTTAATAGAGAGATTGCTAGGTGTGAGGCACAGTTTGAAAGTGACAAGCAATATATTTTATCTGAACATAAAAGGTTTGATAGTAAAATAAGGAATGATTATCAATCGATTTATACCCATTTTGAGAATGAAGCGCAAAAATTAGAAACATATCTTCCATCTGAGTTTAGAAGTCTAGATATTTTATCTACATTATTTGCAATTTTAAATGCTGGATTTGGTGACAGTTGGAAAGAAATCATCAATGTATATAGAGATCAAAAAAATATGAATGAATTGAAATCTCATATCAATGATATTCAAAATACATTAAATAGTATGAGTAACAATCAAAAAGCAACTATTCAAGCAATCAATCATCAAGGTCAGCAACAACAAAGGTTATTAAAT harbors:
- a CDS encoding HTH domain-containing protein; its protein translation is MIERQIKLIELLRNNRSDYLKSDDIAAYLNISNRTARTDIKIINNQFMPEVIGNIKSKGYFLNTTRYSLEDIDHQLNNYLNQDGKLLIKIAYQLLMYSKSVLISELMEQFQLSKKEILDYMSRIQMWCEKYEVNIIIKRKTGITVTGNEKDINNAILHLNQLSKQHHRVEDLILNELPKAHIQMIKQIIEDNLSVHDIRTSHLQIEQLVIHLILI
- a CDS encoding BglG family transcription antiterminator, with translation MITKMEQKMHLKFGSDNVLKDNLLAHFSRTYLRIMKEVYLNNPLTGEIKILYPYVFNVLYDIIHELAKDTGINLSEDEIAFLTIHFQASIDRNEVSQVNIAICCYYGLGISQLLETKISKVNQHVKVTDILRFEDIENDAFENIDILITTHDIHMQLPQVLDVIKVSPLFSEDDQFKLNRIVKGKLNPIAKNNELNEIPVTIVNNDFIQTIPGVFETAHQILNNYKAISSGYIETALNREKASSTYIGNSMTMPHGDPTKVLSSNIIIFKSNNGFYWKEHKIKLVFFLAIAKPDIHLMKQMMQNLSLLDEEDIHQLAHLEETTFQNKILKLIKG
- a CDS encoding fructose-specific PTS transporter subunit EIIC, with amino-acid sequence MKILAITSCPNGIAHTYMAQEKLEQAAKKMGVDIKVETQGGVGAENVLTAKEIREADGIIIAADRQVDLSRFNGKRLINENVREGIHHPETLIQRIIDQDAKIYHDKNATTQSNDSDDEEDRKSGIQMVYQHLMNGVSFMVPFIVVGGLLIAIALTLGEHPTSEGLKIPDDSFWKSIENIGKLSFGFMVPILAGYIAYSIADKPGLVPGMIGGAIAADGSLYGSEAGAGFLGGIVAGFIAGYVAKWIKNIRVPKAMAPIMPIIIIPILASLIVGLIFIFLIGAPISGIFTALTGWLKGMQGANIIILALIIGAMIAFDMGGPVNKVAFLFGSALIAEGNYAVMGMVAVAVCTPPIGLGLATFVQKHKFNHAEQEMGKASFTMGLFGITEGAIPFAAQDPLRIIPSNMIGAMVAAVIAAMGGVGDRVAHGGPIVAVLGGIDHIIWFFIAVIIGSLVTMITILILKRNTPVTDVEEDQEDTHLERSTNSSQGSKYSESKVDESVKHDDNVFQKDVININTNVKTKEEAIDYMVKNLKEHRFIDNEDVVKQAILDREAESTTAIGMNVAIPHAKSDAVNQPTVAVLQNKEGVDWISLDESLPKILFMIVVPNDSNNTHLKLLQRLSRSLMDDKTREALINAPSKDDIYDILKEI
- the manA gene encoding mannose-6-phosphate isomerase, class I, which encodes MALFLKPVFQEKIWGGTALESFNYHLPSNNVGECWAISAHPNGPNVIENGHYKGKTLDEVWSIDRSLFGNDKRDKFPLLTKILDANDKLSVQVHPDDDYAQKYEGEYGKTECWYILDAKEDAEIIYGINVDNKEDLVECINNREFDRLFKKVKVKPGDFYYVPAGTVHAIGSGILILETQQSSDTTYRIYDYDRKDKHGHLRDLHLEQSKAVININQENPNVVPQQSEVQGQTVTQFVSNEFFTVEKWGINGKLNYKKPYAYCLVSVIDGTGSVIIDDERHDIQKGRHFIITNEDQNILFDGKLEIIISYS
- the yidC gene encoding membrane protein insertase YidC, encoding MKLKYVILVLLAPVFLSACNYSKPENRNGFFYNTFAKPMDLFLNWMGEHLNHNYGLAIIIIVLAIRLIMLPFMLSQTKNGQFMRKLMKIAKPELDPIQEKVRRARTQEEKMDANKEMMDVYKKYHINPMKSMLGCLPMLIQMPILFGLYASLKWPVHNHLSQYPHFLWFDLSNPDIYITLIAGILYFIQSLVSLGNMPQEQRQMGYMMMVISPIFIIYISFTSASALGLYWSINALFLIIQMYFSNQYYSKIADEYVKSFEKQNDKKSQKAKTIKKKK
- a CDS encoding stage II sporulation protein M — its product is MLNISDKHYFQRTRKWFVFAMIILIISFILSSIFSPSLDTFKNMGDQIPSSLDKATGLNKVWEFIINNGFRVPLQMLILSLIPIPFLYCVNLISTSTITGIMFGFVINFDFHKGLIIIVSSIPHIIIEILAMCFVVSSLYKLNQAIVRKISNLFRKEKRQNVSFKQALIQLIKTYILIALPLYIIAAFLETYFTEWIYSILI
- a CDS encoding SdpI family protein — its product is MLLFPMSLFMIVVGISYSKTYPKERNRWYGFRSKKSMKNDEIWLKAQFLFIQYNKSIFKYSAMFSVVFVICDIALIILKLEDQLMGSILIQTGIILILLGALHWIVNRKL